A single window of Rhodamnia argentea isolate NSW1041297 chromosome 5, ASM2092103v1, whole genome shotgun sequence DNA harbors:
- the LOC125315173 gene encoding beta-ureidopropionase-like — protein sequence METTRNGQAKEEAAAARDGSICGYESLDRLLSDSLSPQVFQEVSRLLIGLNCGRILEAVPLADSAKALSSECNFDVQAFRFMADKELLREPRVVRVGIIQNSIVLPTTASFVDQKRAIHQKVKPMIDAAGASGVNILCLQEAWMMPFAFCTREKRWCEFAEPVDGESTRFLQDLAKKYNMVIVNPIIERDVNHGETIWNTAVIIGNHGNIIGKHRKNHIPRVGDFNESTYYMEGNTGHPVFETAFGKIAVNICYGRHHPLNWLAFGLNGAEIVFNPSATVGELSEPMWQIEARNAAIANSYFVGSINRIGTETFPNPFTSGDGKPQHADFGHFYGSSHFSAPDASCTPSLSRHRDGLLISDMDLNLCRQLKDKWGFRMTSRYELYADMLAQYLKSDFEPQVISDPLLHKKSS from the exons GAAGTCAGTCGTTTACTTATTGGATTGAATTGTGGAAGAATTCTTGAAGCTGTTCCTCTGGCAGATTCTGCAAAAGCTCTCTCATCTGAATGTAATTTTGACGTACAG gCATTTCGCTTTATGGCAGACAAGGAGTTATTAAGAGAACCACGAGTTGTCAGAGTTGGGATTATCCAAAACTCTATAGTTCTTCCCACAACTGCTTCCTTTGTGGATCAAAAGAGGGCTATCCATCAGAAAGTAAAACCAATGATAGATGCTGCAGGTGCTTCCGGAGTGAACATATTATGCTTGCAG gaaGCATGGATGATGCCATTTGCCTTTTGTACAAGAGAGAAGAGGTGGTGTGAATTCGCTGAGCCTGTTGATGGAGAATCAACAAGGTTTCTTCAGGATCTAGCAAAAAAGTATAACATGGTCATTGTTAATCCTATTATTGAGAGGGATGTGAACCATGGGGAGACTATCTGGAATACTGCTGTTATTATAGGCAATCATGGCAATATTATAGGCAAGCATCGAAAG AACCACATCCCCAGGGTTGGAGACTTCAATGAAAGTACCTACTATATGGAAGGAAATACTGGGCATCCTGTGTTTGAGACTGCTTTTGGAAAGATCGCTGTCAATATTTGTTATGGGAGACACCATCCTTTGAATTGGTTAGCATTTGGCTTGAATGGTGCAGAGATTGTGTTCAACCCTTCCGCAACCGTTGGTGAACTTAGCGAGCCAATGTGGCAGATTGAG GCCCGAAATGCTGCCATTGCCAATAGTTATTTTGTTGGATCAATTAATCGGATAGGAACAGAAACATTTCCCAATCCGTTCACATCAGGCGACGGGAAGCCACAGCACGCAGATTTCGGGCACTTCTATGGATCCAGTCATTTTTCAGCTCCAGATGCTTCGTGCACGCCATCACTATCCCGTCACAGAGATGGATTGCTGATCTCGGACATGGATCTCAACCTCTGCAGGCAGCTGAAAGACAAGTGGGGATTCAGAATGACTTCTCGGTACGAGCTCTACGCTGATATGCTCGCTCAGTATTTGAAGTCGGACTTTGAACCACAGGTCATATCTGATCCCTTGCTGCATAAGAAGTCCTCTTAA